A single genomic interval of Neisseria leonii harbors:
- a CDS encoding malate synthase G: MAYTYIRAADLQIDHHLYRFITERVLADHPAVQAEGFWQDFSDLVHTFSPQNRDLLAKRDRIQMQIDQWHRNNPGPVEDLAAYKTFLNEQEYLADTPLPFQVSTDNVDRELAEQAGPQLVVPINNARYALNAANARWGSLYDALYGTDAIDRSGDLAPVGRYNPKRGDAVIAFAREFLDSSIPLVKGSHKDVQAYYVAAGQLKARLADGSESGLFAPECFAGYNGSADAPSSLLFLHNGLHFDILIDKNSPIGSQDPAGVKDIILEAALSTIMDCEDSVAAVDGADKAVVYGNWLGLMEGTLAEVVEKDGRTFTRRMNPDREYQKPDGSGTFKLPGRSLLFIRNVGHLMTTPAVLDKDGNEIPEGILDGVMTALIAHFDLNRSENKNSRAGSVYIVKPKMHGPEEVRFADRLFAAFEDLAKLPRNTLKMGIMDEERRTSVNLAACIYEARERVVFINTGFLDRTGDEIHTSMLAGAVVRKGEMKSSAWIQAYERNNVQVGLACGLPGRAQIGKGMWAMPDMMAEMLKQKIAHPKSGATTAWVPSPTAATLHALHYHQINVFDVQKDLAAQEPQHYLDDLLHIPLAECTAWSEAEKQQELDNNCQGILGYVVRWVEQGVGCSKVPDIHDVGLMEDRATLRISSQHIANWLLHGVVSEAEVRAALARMAAVVDKQNAGDPAYTPMSGRLDTSPAFLAACDLIFQGTAQPSGYTEPLLHHWRRVAKEAAGA; encoded by the coding sequence ATGGCTTACACCTATATCCGTGCCGCCGACCTGCAAATCGACCATCACCTTTACCGTTTCATCACCGAACGCGTGCTGGCGGACCACCCTGCCGTGCAGGCAGAAGGATTCTGGCAGGACTTTTCCGATCTGGTGCATACTTTTTCGCCGCAAAACCGCGATTTGCTCGCCAAACGCGACCGCATTCAAATGCAGATCGATCAGTGGCACCGCAACAACCCGGGTCCGGTCGAAGATTTGGCCGCCTACAAAACCTTTTTGAACGAACAGGAATATCTGGCGGATACGCCGCTGCCGTTTCAGGTGTCCACGGACAATGTGGATAGGGAACTGGCCGAACAGGCCGGGCCGCAACTGGTCGTGCCGATCAACAACGCCCGTTATGCGCTCAATGCAGCCAATGCGCGCTGGGGCAGTCTGTATGACGCACTCTACGGTACCGATGCCATAGACCGCAGCGGTGATTTGGCTCCCGTCGGCCGCTACAACCCCAAACGGGGCGATGCCGTGATTGCGTTTGCCCGCGAATTTCTCGACAGCAGCATTCCTTTGGTCAAAGGCAGCCATAAAGACGTACAGGCGTACTATGTGGCAGCCGGGCAGCTCAAAGCCCGCCTGGCAGACGGCAGCGAAAGCGGCCTGTTTGCCCCCGAATGTTTTGCCGGTTACAACGGCAGTGCCGATGCACCGTCATCGCTGCTCTTCCTGCACAACGGCCTGCATTTCGATATTCTGATCGACAAAAACAGCCCCATCGGCAGTCAGGATCCGGCAGGGGTCAAAGACATCATTCTCGAGGCCGCGCTGTCCACCATTATGGACTGCGAAGACTCGGTCGCGGCAGTAGACGGAGCAGATAAAGCCGTGGTGTACGGCAACTGGCTGGGACTGATGGAAGGCACGCTGGCAGAAGTAGTGGAAAAAGACGGCAGAACCTTTACCCGCCGCATGAATCCCGACCGCGAATATCAAAAGCCCGACGGCAGCGGCACATTCAAGCTGCCCGGCCGTTCGCTGTTGTTTATCCGCAATGTCGGCCACCTGATGACCACGCCGGCCGTGCTGGATAAAGACGGCAACGAAATTCCCGAAGGTATTCTGGACGGTGTGATGACCGCCCTGATTGCCCATTTCGATTTGAACCGCAGCGAAAACAAAAACAGCCGCGCCGGATCGGTTTATATTGTGAAACCGAAGATGCACGGGCCGGAAGAAGTGCGTTTTGCCGACAGGCTGTTTGCCGCGTTTGAAGATTTGGCCAAGCTGCCGCGGAATACGCTGAAAATGGGCATTATGGATGAAGAGCGGCGTACTTCGGTCAATCTGGCCGCCTGCATTTACGAAGCGCGAGAACGTGTGGTGTTCATCAACACGGGTTTTCTCGACCGTACCGGCGACGAAATCCACACGTCGATGCTGGCCGGTGCGGTGGTGCGCAAAGGCGAAATGAAATCGAGTGCATGGATTCAGGCATACGAACGGAACAATGTCCAAGTCGGCTTGGCCTGCGGGCTGCCGGGCAGGGCACAGATCGGCAAAGGTATGTGGGCGATGCCGGACATGATGGCCGAAATGCTCAAACAGAAAATCGCCCACCCGAAATCGGGTGCCACCACTGCCTGGGTGCCTTCGCCGACAGCCGCCACGCTGCACGCGCTGCATTACCACCAAATCAATGTCTTCGATGTGCAGAAAGATTTGGCGGCACAGGAGCCGCAGCACTATTTGGACGATCTGCTGCATATCCCGCTGGCAGAGTGTACCGCGTGGAGCGAGGCGGAAAAGCAGCAGGAGCTGGACAACAACTGTCAGGGTATTTTGGGTTATGTGGTGCGCTGGGTGGAGCAGGGCGTAGGCTGTTCCAAAGTACCCGACATCCACGATGTCGGCCTGATGGAAGACCGTGCCACGCTGCGCATTTCCAGCCAGCACATTGCCAACTGGCTGCTGCACGGTGTCGTTAGCGAAGCAGAAGTGCGTGCCGCACTGGCGCGGATGGCGGCGGTGGTGGACAAGCAGAATGCCGGCGATCCCGCGTACACGCCGATGAGCGGCCGGCTCGATACTTCGCCTGCTTTCCTGGCTGCCTGTGATTTGATTTTCCAAGGTACGGCGCAACCCAGCGGCTATACCGAACCACTGCTGCACCACTGGCGGCGGGTGGCGAAAGAAGCGGCCGGTGCGTGA
- a CDS encoding low molecular weight protein-tyrosine-phosphatase gives MKTYRILFVCLSNICRSPMAEFVLRHQAARAGVAHRIVSDSAGTSGWHDGEDMHRGTAQMLKQHGITPAGFTSRRVQAADFEAFDFLIAMDDNNLAELEKRFGRHRNKIFKLTDLIPESGMSHVPDPWYTGDFDETYRLCRDGSNALLAKLGLTADGKPSA, from the coding sequence ATGAAAACCTACCGCATTCTTTTTGTCTGTCTCAGCAACATCTGCCGTTCGCCGATGGCCGAATTTGTCCTGCGCCATCAGGCCGCCCGAGCGGGTGTGGCACACCGTATCGTCAGCGACAGCGCCGGCACTTCCGGCTGGCACGACGGCGAAGATATGCACCGCGGTACCGCGCAGATGCTCAAACAGCACGGCATCACACCGGCAGGCTTCACCAGCCGCCGCGTTCAGGCAGCCGATTTTGAAGCATTTGATTTTCTGATTGCGATGGACGACAACAATCTGGCCGAACTGGAAAAGCGTTTCGGCCGCCACCGCAACAAAATTTTCAAGCTCACCGACCTGATACCCGAAAGCGGCATGAGCCATGTTCCCGACCCGTGGTACACCGGCGACTTCGACGAAACCTACCGTCTCTGCCGCGACGGCAGCAACGCCCTGCTGGCCAAACTCGGCCTGACGGCTGACGGCAAACCCTCCGCCTGA
- a CDS encoding conjugal transfer protein: MTATAFLPDTRPYPADPVKNELLLHAAALARGQSGAQARLAAESLRTQIHTMLAQNHYLGLSVALSMAPSPAAYQALMQALDDVLQAKTDDEVQWFALPVVLVAGTNRPAALSASAPAVEAAACLANYPHTRALAHATWLPALFTAADLAGINAGRWFAAKQHAEAAAGFAAALPQHDTLPLAEGQSVSTAFALGYGSRALQTALGKNLQEAALPLMQVWQQHLAAAGVTLFANPLAPATPIHAITEAQHLRTRMALDVFAANALRAIRLQSPRAGVVMAAQEGGRLLFGFNATDSQFELQPQVFVWPLTPGEHIETIQQNFLDLMAECQVETIRLLHDPLHETEELPNYAQALKRNGHNPLFASTP; this comes from the coding sequence CCGGTCAAAAACGAGCTGCTGCTGCACGCGGCCGCGCTCGCCCGAGGACAGAGCGGCGCACAAGCCCGGCTGGCAGCCGAATCGCTGCGCACGCAAATCCATACCATGCTGGCACAAAATCATTATCTGGGTTTGTCGGTGGCACTGAGCATGGCGCCCTCCCCCGCTGCCTATCAGGCATTGATGCAGGCACTCGACGACGTACTGCAAGCCAAAACCGACGACGAAGTCCAATGGTTCGCCCTGCCCGTGGTGCTGGTGGCGGGCACCAACCGTCCCGCTGCGCTGTCAGCCTCCGCACCGGCCGTGGAAGCGGCCGCCTGTCTGGCCAACTATCCGCATACCCGCGCACTGGCACACGCCACGTGGCTGCCCGCCCTGTTCACGGCCGCCGATTTGGCCGGCATCAACGCCGGACGCTGGTTTGCCGCCAAACAGCATGCCGAAGCCGCTGCCGGGTTTGCCGCCGCACTGCCGCAGCACGATACGCTGCCGCTGGCCGAAGGCCAATCGGTCAGCACCGCTTTTGCGCTGGGGTACGGCAGCCGTGCCTTACAGACGGCCTTGGGCAAAAATTTACAGGAAGCCGCCCTGCCGCTGATGCAGGTGTGGCAGCAGCACTTGGCGGCGGCCGGCGTTACTCTGTTTGCCAACCCGCTCGCTCCCGCCACCCCGATTCATGCCATCACCGAAGCCCAACATCTGCGCACCCGCATGGCACTGGACGTTTTCGCCGCCAACGCCCTGCGCGCCATCCGTCTGCAAAGTCCGCGCGCAGGCGTAGTCATGGCGGCACAGGAAGGCGGCCGCCTGCTGTTCGGCTTCAACGCCACCGACAGCCAATTTGAACTGCAACCGCAAGTATTCGTCTGGCCGCTCACCCCGGGCGAACACATCGAAACCATTCAGCAGAATTTTCTCGACCTGATGGCCGAATGCCAAGTCGAAACCATCCGTCTGCTGCACGATCCGCTGCACGAAACCGAAGAATTGCCCAACTATGCCCAAGCCTTGAAACGGAACGGCCACAACCCCCTGTTTGCCTCCACCCCATAA